Proteins encoded by one window of Haladaptatus sp. ZSTT2:
- a CDS encoding Rieske (2Fe-2S) protein: MAERHHIASEEELATDGSRLITEIRGKEIAVFRVNGEYYGVLNYCVHQAGPLCEGRVVGDTEIGDDGWSWVSTREGEIISCPWHAWKFDIKGGKCIDDDRYSVPTYDVEVEDGEVYVRA, translated from the coding sequence ATGGCCGAACGACACCACATCGCGAGCGAGGAAGAATTGGCGACAGACGGCTCCCGACTCATCACGGAGATTCGGGGCAAAGAGATTGCCGTGTTCCGCGTTAACGGCGAGTATTATGGCGTCTTGAACTACTGTGTGCATCAAGCAGGTCCTCTCTGTGAGGGGCGGGTCGTCGGTGACACGGAAATCGGGGACGACGGCTGGTCGTGGGTTTCGACCCGTGAAGGAGAGATTATCTCGTGTCCGTGGCACGCCTGGAAGTTCGACATCAAGGGCGGCAAATGTATCGACGACGACCGCTACTCGGTGCCGACGTACGACGTTGAAGTCGAAGACGGCGAAGTGTACGTCCGCGCCTAA
- a CDS encoding branched-chain amino acid ABC transporter permease — MSTPTEADTDRTTVGALLTNLSLSPRHYVALLVVLGLASAPLWLGTLTLLQMMSAFYFIMFVISWDFVSGYTDQVSFGHTFFFAIGGYTSVILNLELGLPPLVGIVVAIVLTSIAGVLYAIPALRIGGHYLALFTLMPPLILGQLFIMFSDIFGGTRGLPTPDPLLQVGDFATTALANYFLALGILLLIFAISFVITRSDTGKIFKAIREDKYVVSASGLNPAKFKIFAMVVSAALAGFAGAMFAHSPVGSATPGQLLELTIIIDILLASILGGVGTIVGPAVGGFIFWWARQLSDNIEWIVPGLDVPFTRINLIVFYVLTLLIMLFIPRGIFPVLLDFGRSIWARITGESSDSSLDG, encoded by the coding sequence ATGTCAACACCAACTGAAGCTGACACCGACCGCACCACTGTGGGGGCGCTCCTCACCAACCTCTCGCTTAGTCCGCGCCACTACGTCGCGCTCCTCGTTGTGCTCGGGCTGGCGTCCGCACCGCTCTGGCTAGGGACGCTCACGTTACTCCAGATGATGTCCGCGTTTTACTTCATCATGTTCGTCATCAGCTGGGATTTTGTCTCCGGCTACACCGACCAGGTGAGCTTCGGTCACACCTTCTTCTTCGCGATTGGCGGCTACACCTCCGTCATCCTCAATCTCGAACTCGGCCTCCCTCCGCTCGTCGGCATCGTGGTCGCCATCGTGCTCACCTCGATTGCGGGCGTGCTGTACGCAATACCAGCGCTCCGCATCGGCGGACACTACCTCGCGCTGTTCACGCTGATGCCACCGCTCATCCTCGGGCAGTTGTTCATCATGTTCTCTGACATCTTCGGCGGCACCCGCGGGCTCCCAACTCCTGACCCACTGCTTCAGGTTGGCGACTTCGCCACGACCGCGCTTGCAAACTACTTCCTTGCACTGGGCATTCTTCTGCTCATCTTCGCCATCTCGTTCGTCATCACGCGCTCTGACACGGGCAAGATTTTCAAGGCCATCCGCGAGGACAAGTACGTCGTCTCCGCGAGCGGCCTCAACCCCGCGAAGTTCAAAATCTTCGCCATGGTCGTGAGCGCCGCTCTCGCCGGGTTCGCGGGCGCGATGTTCGCCCACTCACCGGTGGGAAGTGCAACGCCCGGACAGCTGCTCGAACTCACCATCATCATCGACATCCTACTCGCCTCGATCCTCGGCGGCGTCGGCACGATTGTCGGCCCGGCAGTCGGTGGCTTCATCTTCTGGTGGGCCCGCCAACTGAGCGACAACATTGAGTGGATTGTGCCCGGCCTCGACGTGCCGTTTACGCGCATCAACCTCATCGTGTTCTACGTGCTCACCCTGCTCATCATGCTGTTCATCCCCCGCGGAATTTTCCCCGTCTTGCTCGACTTCGGGCGCTCGATTTGGGCGCGCATCACGGGCGAGTCGTCTGATTCTTCGCTCGACGGGTAG
- a CDS encoding branched-chain amino acid ABC transporter permease: MSFIETTIVIALLISALYALLSVGFTMIFGVGGVLNVAHAAFLTLGAYLMLYGIQLFGLGPWTATLFSLALVGLFSVLVYAGPVKLIEDDPIIVVIVTLLIFLIVEEFIFVIEGTSPKSLPVLVAGRVTISSTTIQSNQVFMFFLSWLTIIALLVFVNRTTLGKAIQAVSMTKRGATLVGINQFRISTTTWLIAGVLAGLGGIFLGTFQTAVYNMGLGPLIIAFSVVILGGLGSIKGSIIAAHIIGFLETLTTSLVSPRLTGLAPLLLLVIVLVVKPNGLFGREELE; the protein is encoded by the coding sequence ATGTCTTTCATCGAGACGACCATTGTTATTGCCTTGCTCATCAGTGCGCTATATGCACTGTTGTCAGTCGGGTTCACGATGATTTTCGGCGTTGGGGGTGTGCTCAACGTCGCCCACGCCGCATTCCTCACACTGGGCGCGTATCTGATGCTGTATGGGATACAACTGTTCGGGCTTGGACCATGGACGGCCACGCTGTTCTCGCTTGCGCTGGTTGGGCTGTTCAGCGTCCTCGTCTATGCGGGGCCGGTAAAACTCATCGAAGACGACCCGATTATCGTGGTGATTGTCACGCTCCTCATCTTCCTCATTGTAGAGGAGTTCATCTTCGTCATAGAGGGCACGTCACCGAAGTCCCTCCCGGTGTTGGTCGCCGGGCGCGTCACCATCTCAAGCACGACCATCCAGTCGAATCAAGTGTTCATGTTCTTCCTCTCGTGGCTGACCATCATTGCGTTGCTCGTGTTCGTCAATCGCACGACGCTCGGGAAGGCCATTCAGGCAGTGAGCATGACCAAGCGCGGGGCGACGCTCGTCGGCATCAACCAGTTTCGCATTTCGACGACGACGTGGCTCATCGCGGGCGTGTTGGCCGGACTTGGAGGCATCTTCCTCGGCACCTTCCAGACCGCCGTGTACAACATGGGGTTAGGCCCGTTGATTATCGCCTTCTCGGTCGTCATCTTGGGTGGCCTTGGGTCGATAAAGGGCAGCATCATCGCCGCACACATCATCGGCTTCCTCGAAACGTTAACCACCTCGCTCGTGAGCCCGCGGCTAACCGGCCTTGCTCCGCTGCTGTTGTTGGTCATCGTCCTCGTCGTGAAACCAAACGGCCTCTTCGGCCGGGAAGAACTGGAGTGA
- a CDS encoding ABC transporter ATP-binding protein codes for MSLDTHSGSDPTATESATALLKCENLAVSYGKVNALRGVDITVNQGEIVGVIGPNGAGKTTLSETVTGLLGYSGSVTYDGMEISDFAAPDLVAEGIIHCTESRDLFGYMSVDDNLRLGAYRNRSMLKDRLAFVYDLFPALKDRKSQHARTMSGGEQQMLAIGRALMGDPDFLVLDEPTLGLAPVILNNISDGIDRLQEQGLTMLLCEQNVRFTIRHADRIYLMENGDIVREGTPETLKDDEYIQEVYLGA; via the coding sequence ATGAGTCTTGATACGCATTCGGGAAGCGACCCAACCGCTACCGAGTCAGCAACAGCGCTCCTCAAATGTGAGAACCTCGCCGTCTCCTACGGCAAAGTCAACGCGCTCAGGGGTGTCGATATCACGGTGAATCAGGGCGAAATCGTCGGCGTCATCGGGCCGAACGGCGCGGGGAAAACCACGCTCTCAGAGACGGTTACGGGTCTCCTTGGCTACTCCGGCTCGGTGACGTACGATGGCATGGAAATCTCGGATTTCGCTGCGCCCGACCTCGTCGCAGAGGGCATCATCCACTGTACCGAATCGCGCGACCTGTTTGGCTACATGTCCGTAGACGACAACCTCAGACTGGGTGCGTACCGGAATCGCTCGATGCTCAAAGACCGCCTCGCGTTCGTCTACGACCTGTTCCCCGCGCTCAAAGACCGCAAGAGCCAGCATGCGCGCACCATGAGCGGAGGCGAACAGCAGATGCTCGCGATTGGCCGTGCGCTCATGGGCGACCCCGACTTCCTCGTCTTAGACGAGCCAACCCTCGGGCTTGCCCCAGTCATTCTTAACAACATCAGCGACGGCATCGATCGGTTGCAAGAACAAGGACTCACGATGTTGCTCTGTGAGCAGAACGTGCGCTTTACCATCCGCCACGCAGACCGTATCTACCTCATGGAAAACGGCGATATCGTCCGAGAAGGAACCCCGGAAACCCTCAAAGATGACGAGTACATCCAGGAAGTCTATCTCGGCGCGTAA
- a CDS encoding ABC transporter ATP-binding protein, translating to MTNAVAPSAEPEQAVYDPSDGALVVNNLTKRFGGLTAVDDLSFTIGEEEIVGFIGPNGAGKSTTFNCITGTFPPTTGTVWYHGENITGMKSHTLVQRGIARTFQKFRSLEDRNVVQNVALALMPGNLVSLHGLRGETREQAAALCEQVGLGDRLDQMPDELPHAGLLRLELARALATDPDLLLIDEPFAGLTELEVQKISDLLVEQRKSGLTMIVVDHNMRGLLSLIDRAIVINFGSKLAEGTPAEIRENKLVQEAYLGGEL from the coding sequence GTGACCAACGCTGTCGCGCCATCGGCGGAGCCAGAGCAGGCCGTGTACGACCCCTCAGACGGGGCGCTCGTCGTCAACAACCTCACCAAACGATTCGGGGGCCTCACCGCGGTCGATGACCTCTCGTTTACCATCGGTGAGGAGGAAATCGTCGGCTTCATCGGCCCGAACGGTGCGGGCAAGTCAACGACGTTCAACTGTATTACCGGTACGTTCCCGCCTACGACCGGGACGGTGTGGTATCACGGCGAGAACATCACCGGGATGAAAAGTCACACGCTGGTTCAACGCGGCATCGCGCGGACCTTCCAGAAATTCCGGTCGCTCGAAGATCGAAATGTGGTTCAGAACGTCGCGCTTGCGCTCATGCCAGGTAATCTTGTCTCCTTGCACGGGCTTCGTGGGGAGACGCGCGAGCAGGCAGCGGCGCTCTGTGAGCAAGTCGGGCTTGGCGACCGACTTGACCAGATGCCAGACGAACTCCCCCACGCCGGCCTCTTACGGCTCGAACTCGCCCGTGCACTCGCAACCGACCCCGACTTACTGCTCATCGATGAGCCGTTTGCAGGGCTGACCGAACTCGAAGTGCAGAAGATTTCAGACCTGCTCGTCGAACAGCGAAAGTCGGGGCTGACGATGATCGTTGTTGACCACAACATGCGCGGCTTGCTCTCGCTCATCGACCGGGCCATCGTCATCAACTTCGGGAGCAAGCTCGCAGAGGGCACACCCGCAGAGATTCGTGAAAACAAGCTCGTCCAAGAGGCTTACCTCGGAGGCGAGCTATGA
- a CDS encoding SDR family NAD(P)-dependent oxidoreductase, giving the protein MLEDTTAFVTGASQGIGQQIALTLAEKGASVALAARGDGIHETAAQFDDNAQALPVETDVTDEASVAGAIAQTVETFGGLDCLVNNAGIAGPTAPIEDVTVEDWDQTMAVNVRGMFLCAKHAVPHIRESGRGSVVNISSISGKRPLPNRTPYTASKMAVIGLTRTLAFELGDDDVTVNAVCPGATRGPRIDSVIEKLAAQNDTSFTQAKRDVFTDDTALGRLTDSADVADMVAYLASDHARNVTGQDINVDAGTVWY; this is encoded by the coding sequence GTGTTAGAGGACACAACCGCGTTCGTCACCGGGGCGAGCCAGGGGATTGGCCAGCAAATCGCGCTCACCCTCGCAGAGAAGGGGGCGAGCGTCGCGCTCGCCGCACGCGGTGACGGCATCCACGAGACAGCAGCACAGTTCGACGACAACGCGCAGGCACTCCCCGTAGAGACGGACGTGACAGACGAGGCATCGGTGGCAGGCGCAATCGCCCAGACAGTCGAAACGTTCGGCGGCCTCGACTGTCTCGTCAACAACGCGGGGATTGCGGGCCCGACTGCACCAATCGAGGACGTCACCGTTGAAGACTGGGACCAGACCATGGCCGTAAACGTCCGAGGGATGTTCTTGTGTGCGAAACACGCGGTTCCCCACATCCGCGAGAGCGGTCGCGGGAGCGTCGTCAATATCTCTTCGATTAGCGGAAAACGCCCCCTCCCGAATCGCACGCCGTACACCGCCTCGAAGATGGCGGTCATTGGTCTCACCAGGACCCTTGCCTTCGAACTTGGAGACGACGACGTGACCGTAAACGCCGTCTGTCCGGGGGCGACCCGCGGGCCGCGCATCGACAGCGTCATTGAGAAACTGGCTGCACAGAACGACACGTCGTTCACACAGGCAAAGCGCGACGTGTTCACCGACGACACCGCGCTCGGACGACTCACCGATTCGGCCGACGTTGCAGACATGGTCGCGTATCTCGCAAGCGACCACGCGAGAAACGTAACTGGCCAAGACATCAACGTGGACGCCGGAACCGTCTGGTACTGA